A single Aspergillus chevalieri M1 DNA, chromosome 3, nearly complete sequence DNA region contains:
- a CDS encoding protein kish (COG:S;~EggNog:ENOG410PRUR;~InterPro:IPR009653;~PFAM:PF06842;~SECRETED:SignalP(1-24);~TransMembrane:1 (n9-19c24/25o53-71i)): protein MSALFNFQSLLVVILLIICTSTYAHSIMPGIMDRNQNGFFGIFWKCARIGERLSPYVSICCVLMAISIFFGG, encoded by the exons TCCGCGCTTTTCAACTTCCAATCCCTCCTCGTGGTCATTCTCCTCATAATCTGCACAAGCACCTATGCTCACTCCATCATGCCGGGGATCATGGACCGCAACCAGAATGG TTTCTTCGGGATATTCTGGAAATGCGCTCGGATTGGGGAACGTCTCAGTCCGTACGTCAGTATTTGCTGTGTTCTGATGGCT ATTTCTATTTTCTTCGGCGGTTAG